In a single window of the Montipora capricornis isolate CH-2021 chromosome 11, ASM3666992v2, whole genome shotgun sequence genome:
- the LOC138024554 gene encoding uncharacterized protein, with translation MKYLRLILFVVPLDINCMRIGKMEASKEIKSMKLYDHIDRVRRELQELGYKEEDPLKVEDVCKYDQMHYYGTQAIDEAIKDLGISSAHHILDVGSGLGGPARYLAHKTNCAVTALELQEDLHKEAENLTRRCNLQHKLSHMSGDFLQLDLGADKFDFLVSWLVFLHIVDKKQLFQQCFYSLKPGGKIFIEDFFQQTGVVLTKEDNESYERDLYMKNLPEKDVYVKHLEEAGFIDVEFLDLTSEFLSFVSKRQQEFNEHKERHVRVIGQGAYDGLNYFYTTVKRLFADGLCGGCRVTASKPTS, from the exons atgaagtacctacgCCTCATTCTTTTTGTAGTGCCGCTGGACATAAATTGTATGCGGATTGGCAAAATGGAAGCCTCCAAGGAAATAAAATCTATGAAGCTTT ATGACCACATTGACAGAGTCAGGAGAGAATTACAAGAG CTCGGATACAAAGAAGAGGATCCGTTGAAAGTGGAGGATGTGTGCAAGTATGATCAAATGCATTACTATGGCACGCAAGCTATTGACGAAGCAATAAAGGATCTGGGAATAAG CTCCGCTCATCATATTCTTGATGTTGGTTCAGGCCTTGGCGGTCCCGCTCGTTACCTAGCGCACAAAACAAATTGCGCTGTCACGGCTCTTGAACTGCAAGAAGATTTGCACAAGGAAGCTGAAAACCTTACTCGGAGATGCAATCTACAGCACAAGCTGTCGCATATGTCGGGTGATTTTCTTCAGTTGGATTTAG gaGCTGACAAATTTGATTTTCTTGTTTCGTGGTTGGTGTTTCTACATATTGTGgacaaaaaacaattatttcaacAATGTTTCTATTCCTTGAAACCTGGTGGTAAAAT TTttatagaggactttttccagCAAACCGGAGTGGTCTTAACAAAGGAAGACAACGAAAGTTATGAAAGAGACTTGTACATGAAGAACTTGCCAGAAAAGGATGTGTATGTCAAACATCTGGAAGAAGCCGGATTCATTGATGTTGAA TTTTTAGACCTCACCAGTGAGTTCCTCTCCTTCGTTTCAAAGCGACAACAGGAGTTCAACGAACATAAAGAACGGCATGTGCGAGTGATCGGCCAAGGTGCTTACGATGGTTTGAATTATTTCTATACAACAGTGAAGAGATTGTTTGCGGACGGCCTTTGTGGTGGATGTCGAGTAACTGCATCCAAACCAACATCCTAG
- the LOC138024553 gene encoding very-long-chain enoyl-CoA reductase-like: MQVDILDYKSQKKLCTLENLKPVSTINDVKKEYNKKFPRIYVERQSFRLEPNGRAVKEEDTLEGLNVKDGSKLYYKDLGPQIGWKTVYIIEYTCPLLCYIVTYLRPPFLYGAGASSQPYADVVNIAAACFAGHFIKRILETIFVHRFSRATMPLRNVFKNSIFYGGNAALIGYFVNHPLYTPASFGNVQIYTGLAIFLTSEYGNYVCHCLLRDLRPPGTRERRIPYPTSNPMTQMLRLTSCPNYTYELYSWTGFTVMTQTLTAAVFTLLGFYQMSIWALERHRKYRKEFKDYPKSRKAMIPFFL; this comes from the exons ATGCAG GTAGACATTTTGGACTACAAAAGCCAGAAGAAGCTTTGCACCTTAGAAAAT TTGAAGCCTGTCTCGACCATCAATGACGTGAAAAAGGAATATAATAAGAAAT TTCCTAGAATCTATGTTGAGAGGCAGTCATTTCGTCTGGAGCCAA ATGGGAGGGCTGTGAAAGAAGAAGACACATTGGAAGGATTGAATGTTAAGGATGGAAGCAAACTGTACTACAAGGACTTGG GTCCACAGATAGGCTGGAAAACA GTGTATATCATCGAGTACACATGCCCTTTACTCTGCTATATTGTGACTTATCTGCGCCCACCCTTTCTTTATGGAGCTGGTGCATCAAGCCAACCATATGCTGATGTGGTGAA TATCGCAGCTGCATGTTTTGCAGGGCATTTTATAAAGCGAATTTTGGAGACAATCTTTGTTCATCGATTTTCCCGTGCAACTATGCCCTTGAgaaatgttttcaag AACTCAATATTCTATGG TGGCAATGCTGCTCTGATTGGATATTTTGTCAACCATCCTTTATATACACCAGCAT CTTTtggaaatgtccagatttacaCAGGATTGGCTATTTTCTTG ACAAGTGAATATGGCAATTATGTCTGCCATTGTCTTTTGCGTGATCTCAGACCCCCAG GCACCAGAGAAAGAAGGATTCCATACCCGACATCAAACCCGATGACTCAAATGCTGCGTCTTACCTCTTGTCCAAATTACACCTATGAG ctcTACTCTTGGACCGGGTTTACCGTGATGACGCAAACTTTAACAG CTGCTGTGTTCACGCTCCTTGGATTCTATCAGATGTCAATATGGGCTCTTGAAAGACACCGGAAATATCGCAAGGAATTCAAAGATTATCCGAAGAGCAGAAAAGCTATGATACCTTTCTTTCTGTGA